In a genomic window of Paramecium tetraurelia macronuclear, complete genome:
- a CDS encoding Helicase, giving the protein MNKDVEEKIRERIKSQYPFPPYQSQLDLSKDIYVSLAQGTKVQMYMIVKVSIFESPTGTGKSYALIEGALNYLEDIKSNTLIKVKQKCQIDDGMPDWFNEPDVELKLNPLRKPNENKQQKKHVKLVDDDAIFDYSSSEETQINLRGQSLNDKIIYCSRTHSQLKQFINEIRRSKHKVRVSTIGSRQQLCVNQSILSKANNNVNKLNHLCKSHKKQCSYYKSLDTLEQYTQEIFDINDLLTASKKCQSCPYYAAKELSLQADIICTPYQLLMESIDQYIEPIIIVDEAHNFGSALLQTESCEVSLSQLNIIVGGIDDYRKKYHQRVKAKTLYYLNQLLQLCKSLIDKIKTKQSGSLITLIDFMVEIGIPKMNIIKLIKFLQNKEMRQRINGFIDSSQNVTHYSSFECFCKFISQLILTSQKESILYIEKSNTMKLSKINNYSSFQTLIDKSRNLVFLGGTLQPLNEFEIFKERVDSNEFIFKEYPHIISKDRCQLLVINAQLEYSFKQKNENLNQLMIQTNSLIQDIEKCIPEGIVIFMQTYTFLEQFKQYAKSNNLQFSKQVFFDEKQSSQILEKYSEVAKKGAILLSVVGGSLSEGINFSDHLARAVIIFGVPYPNLDSFELKEQININGNQYYDNITMRAVNQCIGRVIRHKNDYGLLFLIDKRFSEDKLRLKFSTWLQNRITIQNDFKGTNFFESFKKIL; this is encoded by the exons ATGAATAAGGATGtagaagaaaaaataagGGAGAGAATCAAATCGCAGTATCCATTTCCCCCATATTAATCCTAACTTGATTTGTCTAAAGATATTTACGTGAGTTTGGCATAAGGAACTAAAGTATAAATGTATATGATTGTGAAGgtttctatttttgaatcTCCAACAGGAACAGGAAAGAGTTATGCGTTAATTGAGGGAgctttgaattatttagagGATATCAAGTCAAATACATTAATCAAAGTAAAATAGAAATGTTAAATTGATGATGGCATGCCAGATTGGTTTAATGAACCAGACGTTGAGCTAAAGTTAAATCCTTTAAGGAAACCTAATG aaaacaAACAATAGAAAAAACATGTTAAATTAGTAGATGATGATgctatatttgattattcaagTAGTGAAGAAAcacaaattaatttgagaGGATAGTCATTGAATGATAAGATAATCTATTGTAGTCGTACTCATTCTTAATtgaaacaatttattaatgaaattagaagatCTAAACATAAAGTTAGAGTTTCAACGATTGGATCTAGGTAGCAACTATGTgtcaattaatcaatcttaAGTAAGGCAAATAAcaatgttaataaattaaatcatctttGTAAAAGTCATAAAAAGTAGTGTTCTTATTACAAGTCTTTAGATACTTTGGAGTAATATAcataagaaatatttgacATAAATGATTTACTCACTGCGAGTAAGAAGTGTCAATCATGTCCTTATTATGCAGCCAAGGAATTGTCATTACAAGCTGATATTATTTGCACTCCTTATTAGTTGTTGATGGaatcaatagattaatatattgaacCTATAATAATTGTAGATGAAGCCCATAATTTTGGTTCAGCTCTTTTACAAACTGAATCATGCGAAGTATCCTTAagctaattaaatattattgttggGGGTATTGATGATTATAGAAAAAAGTATCACCAAAGGGTTAAAGCTAAAACTTTATATTatctgaattaattattacaattatgtaaatctttaatagataaaatcaaaacaaaGTAAAGTGGGAGTCTCATaactttaattgatttcatgGTAGAAATAGGTATTCCTAAGATGaacatcattaaattaataaaatttttacaaaataaagaGATGAGACAGAGAATTAATGGATTCATTGATTCATCATAAAATGTTACACACTATTCTAGCTTTGAAtgtttttgtaaatttatttcgTAATTGATTCTCACATCCTAAAAGGAATCAATTctatatattgaaaaatcaaatactATGAAATTgtccaaaattaataattattcaagtttttaaactttaattGACAAATCAAGGAACTTAGTCTTTTTGGGAGGAACCCTATAACCATtgaatgaatttgaaatattcaaaGAGAGAGTTGATTCTAAtgagtttatttttaaggaatatcctcatataatttcaaaagacagatgttaattattagtaataaatgcataattagaatattcgTTTAAGtaaaagaatgaaaatttgaattaacttATGATTCAAACGAATTCACTTATTTAAGACATAGAAAAATGCATTCCAGAGGGAATTGTAATCTTCATGTAAACCTATACATTTTTAgagtaattcaaataatatgcaaaatcaaataatctaCAGTTTAGCAAATAAGTGTTTTTTGATGAGAAGTAAAGTTCTTAAATTCTGGAGAAATATTCTGAAGTGGCTAAAAAAGGTGCCATTCTATTATCAGTTGTAGGGGGTTCATTGTCAGAAGGAATTAACTTTTCTGATCATTTAGCTAGAGCAGTAATTATATTTGGAGTTCCATACCCAAATCTTGATAGTTTTGAActgaaagaataaattaatataaatgggaattaatattatgataatatcaCAATGAGAGCAGTTAATTAATGTATTGGAAGAGTTATCAGACATAAAAACGATTATGGTCTGCTCTTCTTAATAGACAAAAGATTTTCAGAAGATAAACTAAGATTAAAGTTTTCGACTTGGTTATAGAACAGAATcacaatttaaaatgattttaagggaactaatttttttgaatcaTTTAAGAAGATACTCTGA
- a CDS encoding Surface protein with furin-like cysteine repeats — protein sequence MSLHLLVKDSGFDMFHSKRIIYNVRVKFQILELNDEQLTLDTINYFIYSLIRVSDESQLVFNFVELNKLQKTINYIIYFYTDQSIVKKILPINIFNFEGVWIFFYFYNHYDVNHILFYYYQSNLDQLYQETLDSTIKVKNTDQLQSSIRYFKNIQILESNIITYPFLGIIKQVETTSINILEDLNSFKQTCNVELICTQIKTQLLHFNQSFTGGQSTDGQTDNIFQNAYKFSGWVKQNPIDIEIKLDSALLSISIDWINSQNQQQQYQLLKVLYNQHKVRSLNGFSASTYSYSFPYVLSSDQIETFKILDDSLQDLLTQWHFIQYEEGSSLNQGRPIYRVYFPQNDKFIECKWSNQINHFSDVILKFQIGGDYLSLYNFRGYLSDWKFSYYCQRNYESSYEIPCHYTCSSCKGITANDCLSCNENLNRIYSPNTNQCLCLDGYLETFSTAECKSLSDYNGVFEVKYFEVSCDTVGYYQCDESKVQCDFGYFQYYGSCIEWYIYYFIMSPHFSVDIKDYKLDCALCYLSPWIFNQTFMCDFDLIADNSESPFYYFERYYSNTEIYKINFNNRYEFSYQVVGGKYMQQNQTFCKAGYFLQQGECRQCIEGCEFCKSEYFCVQCSSKYALTAEGICKLCTKCELCYFDDRNEELCQYDFYCLDQQYYLNNLCIDCGQFCQQCDSEQCFYCIENKKYYVSLDGINCGYCSIENCEYCIEYVYDNDNNLIVSIDVNRDNIQSDMYQIHLGCAQCVKGYYYSFQTQKCQLLADDMAECDVGLSLDVNQGIVCLKSQSLSDSIQSTFCQDTKLCLQCINNYSSTLPSFCIVCKEGYYSSILTGLCKQCPQSCKACAQQSSKYKDYWKWEIKAFYSYFINQNGQHPFETYVVDSDDSEQEINCLSCQVNYVLFNNFCILGCDDDCEDCRVMVDAFQQYQSRCFKCKSNVFNKLRSYKFENQLQIDSQCETCPNYCSACYPRTQTEISQINLFFNQTSQYLKYSFKCYYVDQNQNYKYILPETLSLQNCRDFQKCTKTLEIKFKVYNNLGQLLDARAEETNINLLEMYQYLLDITLYNMWQQYETPELLEYYNSQNIEEISINYQLESSQLYLDFGSTLQNNLKQNVFNLKRVNVKMFALNKYVLYSTFNYFRVINYDQIIFEDFDFKSPSPYYATIEKNITLRFEITNKHYPQIVIFKNVNFVQTDQNNTLDFTLKCNRSKYFSMIDMKFNLNLTDSIFFQYYPFISKEVSKMTVQNFRVFNNFLYNSTLFYYFAENNTFNCVISFINVTIQNTLFTRNSSFITSNFQKDYDIGIIQLENFTLIDVIFENSSSFIRILSGKQISVKNFKLTNVKFLDLSSFLIGNTFSIIGFDVVACYLEFGHIITNIGKFSESKQVRESSEVLYLENINFTNNKYVQEKAFIYILQNQVSNISITVNNLYLFNNQQFYVQVGKLSYSFVSSDLSQLYFECSYCTFENLNITRGLGYPELTIRNSKHVELKKFTLLQNPQFELKSLHTSINCIRQFYLFDLPFVLSIKSFLKVYIDDVNISDQVIIDYPYFIFEGQNLNDQVEPGFITITNSQFANNMLIITQLNRLSSIISFQTYQDTKILIQNSTFQGNFLNKYEDDTQLHSSSTIIIDSQIGQVIIQDCLFQQNTVSNSSDSNIYIKSETLVVQNCMFINQNQLSHQLLQKHLLIPIDQTNYNDIVNEIFYIMSQGGSGYFFINELTMIQCVINNSLAVNGGAFYINTKSTGKIIISNSSFENTLTILNSNQFSSGGVLYIDASKSRLNLAITETKINRAYSRTQGGAIYIEASRIQNEIILQDVSIANSFSFKSSILFFSPSKLQSLISNIIIDQSIFQSTEQEFNIYLSQIEDLSIQDILPFQKENPAIYISYSNFTIVNSSFPEIHLINLIEIYNGININILNVEILNSTIFASQIIRVALRQDVKARLVINNLIIKSLTIYQFNKQECISEIQNINNQLLCPTEFKNILLNPSVQTKLKNNTNQLNCNLNLVQTYFVNNFSLIELNSFQELHEVQLDNIELNSCHCKNCYFGLISIQEFDFSSLKLKIKKMKVLNNTCGTLGCLSIFQSQSNDIVNENNRLLKAQNLVEIEYSPLYDIQMKIEDSQFLYNKALYGGACYIQSVNLLVDNCQILSNEAQYKGGGIFYSSNNTQITVINSLIINNTADIAGGIYMSNDQMAQPKVMNLQMKNNIAHYYGDNVVEYPKQLKLKFNSHIILQNKIAFKNASSLIEESEIVPYSIFGQESKTSTLLLPSGIRISKYKYFDFTTQTYEDYNLTFRILAINSFGEQITNLSNSFCSIYAQEIQNTEEVLFSKLQFDPEQSKQYLSITKIEFNLTTGDFNLDDLIIYFNPQTDNKISLLLAIACDQIQVFQFNEVFPYEKTSVISDYYVLVQLRTFKCQLGEYLNSTSGGCVECDITQNQFSVTIDALKCEFRDEVKMKSLQPAMIELREGYWRAYYYSNIIEECYHLRVNCEGGWHTGEQSCFRGHIGALCEQCDLYNIQGDGSFSLYQQYQCSSCEDMAANIATIGFVLIWTLLSVFLSVNSTIKLIEEFTYYTKLKTIVKHIIFSSSQTSVLLKVFTNYLQIISSISTFQLSIPAGIQLTFRSVGNPIESMSFSLDCYLAQMTIIPILYFRIIWAFVMVGIYILIFIGMHLLLLIFDKKKKMSITFITTTFIYIYIYLSPNIISGLVALLSYRNISNVLWITGNVAYGYNTEQHYKWLSFFIIPSFIIVGFLMPLFFWYVVYHNRAHLNTSKVRKIWGYLYNEYKVDIYYWETIKILQKEFIIYVLIYYEDYVPVKSSLIFFVLLVYGYLTNHYKPYEAGDLNSIDSLQTAICKVSIILSQTIYTSQSLGIQEIVIPAYFLLAILNFFFIVRVISKILFAYFERLSEQVDKVKQYIVFKFPYIVQNNNKYCLRLFRNSKERKQVIRNRFKLIKMYLIQHAKFIISYKQYQQQQLKQAQQSRCRGEQDYL from the exons ATGAGTTTGCATCTTTTGGTTAAGGATTCTGGTTTCGATATGTTCCATTCAAAGAGGATTATTTACAATGTACGAGttaagttttaaattttagaattaaatgatgaataattaacCTTAGATActataaattactttatttactCATTAATAAGGGTTTCTGATGAGTCATAATTAGTTTTCAATTTTGTTGAACTTAATAAGTTGTAAAAGacaatcaattatataatctatttttacaCAGACTAATCAATAGTGAAGAAAATTCttccaattaatattttcaattttgaagGAGTTTGgattttcttctatttttataatcattatgaTGTTAATCATatcttattctattattattaatctaatttagattaattatattaggaAACATTAGATTCAACGATCAAAGTCAAAAACACcgattaattataaagttcaataagatatttcaaaaacatttaaatattagaatcaAATATCATCACCTACCCATTTTTaggtattattaaataagtagAAACCACatcaatcaatattttagaagatttaaattCGTTTAAATAAACATGTAATGTCGAATTAATTTGTACGTAAATCAAAACTTAGCTCttgcattttaattaaagtttcACTGGAGGCCAAAGTACAGATGGTTAAACGGAcaacattttttaaaatgcttataaattttcaGGTTGGGTTAAGCAGAATCCAATAGATATAGAAATCAAACTTGATAGTGCATTATTAAGTATATCAATAGATTGGATAAATTCTTAGAATCAATAGCAATagtattaattgttaaaggTTTTGTATAATCAACATAAAGTAAGAAGTTTGAATGGTTTTTCAGCCTCTACTTATAGCTATTCTTTCCCTTATGTATTGTCTTCTGATTAGATTGAAACCTTTAAGATTTTAGACGATTCTTTGTAAGATTTATTGACTCAATGgcattttatttagtatGAAGAAGGCTCTTCCTTAAATCAAGGAAGACCTATTTATAGAGTATATTTTccttaaaatgataaatttattgagtgCAAATGGagtaatcaaattaatcatttttctGATGTGAtcttgaaattttaaattggagGTGATTACTTatctctttataattttcgaGGATATTTAAGTGATTGGAAGTTCTCCTATTATTGCTAAAGGAATTATGAATCATCTTATGAAATTCCTTGCCATTATACATGTTCGAGTTGTAAAGGAATTACGGCTAACGATTGTCTAAGTtgtaatgaaaatttaaatagaatttactCCCCAAATACTAACTAATGCCTATGCTTAGATGGGTATTTAGAAACATTTTCAACAGCAGAATGCAAAA gCTTATCAGATTACAATGGAGTATTTGAGGTGAAATATTTTGAAGTATCTTGCGATACTGTTGGTTATTATCAATGCGATGAATCCAAAGTATAGTGTGATTTtggatatttttaatattatggtTCTTGCATAGAGTGGTATATATATTACTTTATCATGAGTCCCCATTTTTCCGTAGATATAAAGGACTACAAATTAGATTGTGCTTTATGTTATCTTAGTCCATGGATTTTTAACCAAACCTTTATGTGTGATTTTGACTTAATCGCTGATAATTCAGAATCacctttttattattttgaacgATACTATTCTAACACTGAgat atataaaattaattttaataatcgCTATGAATTTTCTTACTAAGTAGTAGGAGGTAAATATATGCAATAGAATTAAACATTTTGCAAGGCCggatattttttataataaggaGAATGTCGTTAATGTATAGAAGGATGTGAATTTTGCAAGTCGGAATACTTCTGTGTTTAATGTTCATCTAAATATGCTTTAACGGCTGAAggaatttgtaaattatgtACAAAATGTGAATTGTGTTATTTTGATGATAGAAATGAAGAACTGTGTTAGTATGACTTTTATtgtttagattaataatactatttaaataatttatgcaTAGATTGTGGATAATTTTGCCAATAATGTGATTCAGAATAGTGTTTTTATTGCATagagaataagaaatattatgtTAGTTTAGATGGAATAAATTGTGGCTATTGTTCAATAGAAAATTGTGAGTATTGTATTGAATATGTTTATGATAAtgacaataatttaatagtttcaATAGATGTAAATAGAGATAATATTCAATCGGATATGTATTAAATTCATCTAGGATGTGCTTAATGTGTTAAAGGATACTATTATTCTTTCTAAACTTAAAAATGTCAATTATTAGCTGATGATATGGCGGAATGTGACGTAGGATTGAGCTTAGATGTAAATCAAGGTATTGTTTGTTTAAAAAGTCAATCTTTATcagattcaatttaatcaacttTTTGTTAAGATACTAAATTGTGTTTAcaatgtattaataattattcatctaCATTACCTTCATTCTGTATTGTTTGTAAAGAAGGGTATTATTCAAGCATATTAACTGGATTATGCAAACAATGTCCACAATCTTGTAAAGCATGTGCTTAATAGAGTAGTAAATACAAAGATTATTGGAAATGGGAAATCAAAGCATTTTATtcctattttataaattaaaatggttAACATCCATTTGAAACCTATGTCGTTGATTCTGATGATTCTGAATAggaaattaattgtttaagctgttaagtaaattatgtcctttttaataatttttgtattctAGGATGTGATGATGATTGCGAAGATTGTAGAGTAATGGTCGATGCTTTTCAACAATATTAATCTAGGTGTTTCAAATGCAAATCtaatgtttttaataaattaagaagttataaatttgaaaattaattataaatagattctTAATGTGAAACTTGTCCTAACTATTGTTCAGCTTGTTATCCAAGAACTTAAACAGAAAtctcataaattaatctattttttaattagacCTCTCAGtacttaaaatattcatttaagtGCTATTATGtagatcaaaattaaaattataaatacattttacCTGAAACTCtatctttataaaattgtagagatttttaaaaatgtaCCAAAACTTTAGAgatcaaatttaaagtataTAACAATTTAGGGTAGTTGCTTGATGCTAGAGCAGAAGAaacaaatatcaatttacttGAGATgtattaatatcttttagaTATAACGCTATACAATATGTGGTAATAGTATGAAACACCTGAATTGctagaatattataatagcTAAAATATCGAAGagatttctattaattattaactagAATCTTCATAACTATATCTTGATTTCGGTAGCACTctataaaacaatttaaaataaaatgtatttaatttaaaaagagtAAATGTTAAGATGTTtgctttaaataaatatgttcTATATtcaacatttaattattttagagtgatcaattatgattaaatcatttttgaaGATTTCGATTTTAAATCTCCTTCCCCTTACTATGCAACAATTGAAAAGAATATTACACTTCGCTTTGAGATTACTAATAAACATTATCCttaaatagtaatatttaaaaatgtaaattttgtCCAAACTGATTAAAACAACACCTTAGATTTCACATTAAAATGCAAtagatcaaaatatttttcgATGATcgatatgaaatttaatttgaacttgactgattcaatatttttttagtaCTACCCTTTTATTAGCAAAGAAGTTTCAAAAATGACAGTTTAAAATTTCAGggtttttaataattttttgtatAACTCCactttattctattattttgccgaaaataatacatttaacTGTGTTATTTCGTTTATTAATGtaacaattcaaaatactttatttacAAGAAATTCAAGTTTTATAACTTCCAATTTCCAAAAAGATTATGACATAGgcataatataattagaaaatttcaCTCTGATTGATGTAATCTTTGAGAATTCATCATCTTTTATTAGGATTCTTTcaggaaaataaatttcagtcaaaaattttaaacttacaaatgttaaatttcttgatttatcATCATTTCTTATTGGCAACACTTTTAGCATTATTGGATTTGATGTAGTTGCATGTTATCTAGAATTCGGGCatataattactaatattgGAAAATTTAGTGAATCAAAATAAGTAAGAGAATCTTCAGAAGTATTATATTTggaaaatatcaatttcactaacaataaatatgtttaagaaaaggcttttatttatatattataaaatcaagtATCAAACATAAGCATAACtgttaataatctttatttatttaataatcagtAGTTTTATGTTTAAGTGGGTAAACTTTCATATAGTTTTGTATCAAGCGACCTTAGTTAACTCTACTTTGAATGTAGTTATTGCacttttgaaaatttgaatataactAGAGGATTAGGCTATCCAGAATTAACAATAAGGAATAGCAAACATGttgaattgaagaaatttaCACTTTTATAAAATCCTTAATTTGAACTGAAATCTTTGCATACCTCAATTAATTGCATTAGATAGTTCTACCTTTTTGATTTACCCTTTGTTTTAAgtattaaatcatttctCAAAGTATATATTGATGATGTGAATATATCGGATTAAGTTATTATCGATTACCCTTACTTTATCTTTGAAGGCTAAAACCTTAATGATTAAGTGGAGCCTGgttttattactattacgAATTCATAATTTGCAAATAATATGTTGATTATAACCTAATTAAATCGACTCTCTTCgatcatttctttttaaactTACTAGGATACTAAAATTCTCATTTAGAACTCTACGTTTTAAGGAAATTTCCTTAACAAATATGAAGACGACACTTAATTACATTCTTCGTCTACAATTATCATTGATTCTTAAATAGGATAGGTTATTATCTAGGATTGCTTATTTTAGTAGAACACAGTTTCAAACTCATCTGattctaatatatatattaaatcagAGACCCTTGTTGTTTAAAATTGTAtgttcattaattaaaatcaattatctcATTAGCTTTTACAAAAACACTTATTAATACCTAtagattaaacaaattaCAATGATATAGTCAATGAAATCTTTTATATAATGAGTTAAGGGGGAAGTggatatttctttattaatgaGTTGACTATGATATAGTGTgtaatcaataattctttagCAGTAAATGGGGGAGCTTTTTACATTAACACAAAATCAACaggaaaaattataataagcaATTCCTCTTTCGAAAATACgttaacaattttaaatagtaattaattttcttcagGAGGGGTCTTATACATAGATGCTTCTAAAAGTCGCTTAAATCTCGCAATAACTGagactaaaataaatagagcGTATTCTCGAACTTAAGGAGGAGCTATCTATATAGAAGCATctagaatttaaaatgaaatcatacTTTAGGATGTGTCTATAGCAAATTCATTTTCGTTTAAGAGCtctatattattcttttcgccaagtaaattataatctctAATATCGAATATTATCATAGactaatcaatattttaaagtactgaataagaattcaatatCTACTTGTCATAAATTGAggatttatctatttaagatattttaccattttaaaaagaaaatccaGCCATTTACATCTCATATAGCAATTTTACGATAGTAAATTCTTCCTTTCCCGAAATCcatctaataaatttgattgagatatataatggaataaatattaatattcttaatgtGGAGATTCTCAATTCTACAATCTTTGCTTCACAAATTATTAGAGTTGCTTTAAGATAAG atgtTAAAGCAAGGCTCGTTATTAACAATTTGATCATTAAATCACTCACAATAtatcaattcaataaataggAGTGTATCTCTGAAATCTAaaacatcaataattaattattgtgtCCAACTgagtttaaaaatattctattaaatcCTTCTGTTTAAACTAAACTAAAgaataatactaattaactaaattgtaacttaaatttagtttaaacatattttgttaataattttagtctAATTGAACTCAATAGTTTTTAGGAATTGCATGAggtttaattagataatatcGAATTGAATTCATGTCATTgtaaaaattgttattttggTTTGATATCAATCTAAGAATTCGATTTTTCatcattgaaattaaaaatcaaaaaaatgaaagtattaaataacaCATGTGGTACTTTAGGATGCCTATCAATTTTCTAATCTTAATCAAATGATATTGTGAATGAAAACAATAGACTTTTAAAAGCTTAAAACTTAGTGGAAATTGAATATAGTCCTTTGTATGatatttagatgaaaattgaggatagttaatttttatacaaCAAAGCCTTATATGGAGGAGCCTGCTACATTTAAAGTGTAAATCTTCTAGttgataattgttaaatattaagcAACGAAGCTTAGTATAAAGGAGGTggaattttttattcttcaaataaCACTCAAATTACTGTCATTAACagcttaataattaataatactgCAGATATTGCTGGAGGTATTTATATGAGTAATGATTAAATGGCATAACCTAAAGTTATGAATTTATAGATGAAAAATAACATTGCTCATTATTACGGGGATAATGTTGTGGAATatcctaaataattaaagttgaaGTTTAATTCACAcataattttacaaaataaaatagctTTCAAGAATGCTTCTTCCTTGATTGAAGAAAGTGAAATTGTACCATATTCCATTTTTGGATAAGAGAGTAAAACTTCAACACTTTTATTGCCCTCTGGAAttagaatttctaaatataaatactttGATTTTACTACTTAAACTTATGAGGACTATAATTTGACTTTTAGAATACTCGCCATTAATTCTTTCGGAGAATAAATTACTAATCTAAGTAATTCATTTTGTTCAATATATGCTtaagagatttaaaatacaGAAGAGGTATTATTttccaaattataatttgatccagaataatcaaaataatatctatCAATTACCAAAATAgagtttaatttaacaactggtgattttaatttggatgatttgattatttattttaatcctcaaactgataataaaatatcactTCTATTGGCTATTGCTTGTGATTAAATATaggtattttaatttaatgaagtaTTCCCTTATGAAAAAACAAGTGTCATCTCTGATTATTATGTATTAGTATAACTAAGAACATTTAAATGTTAATTGggagaatatttaaattctaccTCTGGAGGTTGTGTAGAATGTGATATCACATAGAATTAGTTTTCAGTTACTATAGATGCTTTAAAATGCGAGTTTAGAGATGAAGTCAAGATGAAAAGTTTGCAGCCAGCTATGATAGAATTGAGAGAAGGATATTGGCGAGCCTATTACTATAGCAATATTATAGAAGAGTGTTATCATTTGAGAGTTAATTGCGAAGGAGGTTGGCACACAGGGGAGTAGTCCTGCTTTCGGGGCCACATAGGTGCTTTATGCGAATAATGCGATCTCTATAACATTTAAGGCGATGGATCATTTTCtttgtattaataatatcaatgcTCAAGCTGTGAGGATATGGCTGCTAATATTGCAACTATTGGTTTTGTCCTTATATGGACTTTATTATCAGTATTTTTATCTGTCAACAgcacaataaaattaattgaagagtTTACCTATTACACTAAATTAAAGACTATTGTAAAGCATATTATCTTTTCATCTTCTTAAACCTCAGTGCTGCTTAAAGTgtttactaattatttatagattattagTTCAATATCTACTTTCCAATTATCAATTCCTGCAGGAATATAGTTAACATTTAGGTCAGTTGGAAACCCAATAGAATCAATGTCGTTTTCATTGGATTGCTACTTAGCTTAAATGACTATAATTCCAATCTTATACTTTAGAATTATATGGGCATTTGTTATGGTGGGCATTTacattcttatttttattggaatgcatctattattgttaatttttgacaagaagaagaagatgagCATTACTTTCATAACGACAACTTTTATTTACATATACATCTATTTATCTCCAAATATCATTAGTGGTTTGGTTGCTTTATTGTCTTATAGAAATATATCTAATGTGTTGTGGATTACTGGGAATGTTGCATATGGTTATAATACTGAACAACATTATAAATGGTTATCATTCTTTATCATACCATCATTTATTATCGTTGGATTTTTGATGCCGTTGTTCTTTTGGTATGTAGTATATCACAATAGAGCACATTTAAACACAAGCAAAGTCAGGAAAATTTGGGGATACTTgtataatgaatataaagtAGACATCTATTATTGGGAAACCATTAAAATCTTAtagaaagaatttattatatatgttCTAATTTATTACGAGGACTATGTACCTGTTAAGTCATCCCTAATATTTTTTGTACTTTTGGTTTATGGATATCTGACTAATCATTATAAACCTTATGAAGCAGGAGATTTGAACAGCATTGACAGTTTACAAACTGCAATTTGCAAAGTCTCAATAATTCTGTCATAAACTATCTACACTTCTTAGAGTTTAGGCATATAGGAGATAGTGATACCAGCCTATTTCTTATTGGCAATACTTAactttttctttattgtGCGTGTAATCTCTAAAATCCTATTTGCTTACTTTGAACGATTATCAGAGCAAGTTGATAAAGTCAAACaatatattgtttttaaatttccttatattgtataaaataataataaatattgtttacgactatttagaaattcaaaGGAAAGGAAATAGGTGATCCgcaatagatttaaattgataaagatGTATCTAATACAACatgctaaatttattattagttacaaatagtattaataataataattaaaataggcTTAACAATCTAGATGTAGGGGGGAACAAGATTATCTATGA